agaaaatcggCCAGAAGGCCAATCAATTTACAAGACCACGACGATTCACGTTTACTGAATCACCGAAAAAATGGTATTGTCATCAGTGCTACGCATAACAGGTTCGAGCGAAGTTCTGACTCCCGTGATATGAGAACGTGCGATTCCAAGAGAATACGTTTAGCAcaatttatttttgacACTCTTGAAGGCAAAGAGGtttgtttgaaaatatttcagCATACGCTAGAACTACTAAGTTTATTGCTATGCAAAGCAAAGATACGAATACCGTCAAAACTACACTTAGTTATCCTACAATTGAGTATATTTCGATACCTCTTGAGATTTGGCAACTTGACAGTGAATTTATTTCAAATTGCGAAAAAGTTTCGTCAATATAGGGAAATGAGGAAATCACACCTCCAAGAAAAACCGATCCGCTTCTATTCAAAAGGATTCCAGTTTAGTAACATAGTCGAAGCCTTCTATAACTTGACAGATGAGTTGATATTGTTGCACAAGTTAAAATCAGTTTTTAGTGGAAAAAACATTTCAAGTATTAACGCCGGCAAATTTACGAGGTTTATCAAACAACAACACAACATCCTATGGGAGGTTTTAAATATTATTGCTatgaataaaaacattttcCAATGGCAGCAGCTAATGAAAGAGGAGATTTATTTGAATCTATTTAATATTAATGACAACGCAGCGAAAGAACACAAATCAGAGTATAAAGTACTT
The DNA window shown above is from Saccharomyces kudriavzevii IFO 1802 strain IFO1802 genome assembly, chromosome: 15 and carries:
- the PEX27 gene encoding Pex27p (similar to Saccharomyces cerevisiae PEX25 (YPL112C) and PEX27 (YOR193W); ancestral locus Anc_8.601), with the protein product MNSDLVDINTGGQGFITTEVDDESWELLKREFNTLFSNLRKENNAENKPTNDERKSARRPINLQDHDDSRLLNHRKNGIVISATHNRFERSSDSRDMRTCDSKRIRLAQFIFDTLEGKEVCLKIFQHTLELLSLLLCKAKIRIPSKLHLVILQLSIFRYLLRFGNLTVNLFQIAKKFRQYREMRKSHLQEKPIRFYSKGFQFSNIVEAFYNLTDELILLHKLKSVFSGKNISSINAGKFTRFIKQQHNILWEVLNIIAMNKNIFQWQQLMKEEIYLNLFNINDNAAKEHKSEYKVLANNKINLKLQKNISAFDFYKIILNLLSNLINIKNKRKEFNSCLTYEIITMGSCIAELVRLWNQARLALAEEYASAT